The genomic stretch CATCAgtctggggagggaagggagggtgAGGGCCCTGCCACGGCACAGGGGGGCTGGTGAGGGGGCCCGTCCCTTACCGATTTGTCCATGACAATGACGGCAGCCGTGCCGAGCCCGCTCTGCGCCTGCACCAGGGAATCGAAGTCCATCAGCACAGTCTCGCACACTGACTTGGGCAGCAGCGGCGTGGAGGAGCCCCCCGGGATGACAGCCAGCAGGTTGTCCCAGCCCCCGCGGACACCCCCTGCCAGAGAGGGGGGACAGGGCGGGCTGAGCTGGGCCCAGCATGGCCCCAGCATGGCTCGGCAGGGCAGCCCATGGTGCTTACCGGCGTGTTTCTCAATGAGCTCCTTCAGCGGCACTGACATCTCCTCCTCCACAGTGCAGGGGTTGTTGACGTGACCCGAGATGTTGAAGAGTTTTGTCCCTGAGTTGCGCTCCCGCCCGAAGCTGGCAAACCAGGCACCACCCCGCCGGCAGATGGTGGGGGACACAGCCACCGTCTCCACGTTGGCCACCGTGGTGGGGCAGCCAAAGACACCTGGAAGTGGTGGGAGCTCTCAACGGCTGCAGCAGGACGGTGGCTTGGGGACGACTGGTTTTGTCCGGTCGCTGCCATTTTATCCCACTCTCCAGCAGTGCCTGGAAATGGCTCATGCTGCCAAGAgccacagaagcaaagcagggagGGCCGGGAACGTACCCACGTCGGCGGGAAAAGGGGGCTTCAGGCGTGGCTTGCCCTGCTTGCCCTCAATGGACTCGATCAGCGCCGTCTCCTCCCCACAGATGTAGGCTCCGGCACCCCTCACCACGAAGACATCGAAGGCATATCCCGAGCCACAGGCGTCCcgccccagcagcccagcctcGTACGCCTCCCGGATGGCCACCTGCAGCGGGCAAGGACCAGTGGGTCTGGGgcagcccccttcccctgctgGCTGGGGCCCCCTCGCCCCCATCCGCCGCTCACCTGCAGGTTGGAGGCCTCGTTGTAGAACTCGCCGCGGATGTAGATGTAGGCAGCGCGGGCGCCCATGGCACGCCCCGCCACCAGGCAGCCCTCCACCAGCTTGTGGGGGTCATGGCGCATGATCTCCCGGTCCTTACAGGTGCCCGGCTCCCCCTCGTCTGCGTTCACCACCAGGTATTTGGGTCTGGAGGGGGATGTGGGTGCCGTCAGGGCCAGGCTCCCCGCGGGGGGGTGACGGGGCCAGTCCCGGTCTCACCTGCCGTCCGGGGGCTTGTTCATGAAGCTCCACTTGAGGCCGGTGGGGAAACcggcgccgccgcggccccgcagccccgaGGCCTTGATCTCGCCGAGGATCCAGTCCACCCCCTTGAGCAGGATCTCCTTCGTCTTGTACCAGTCGCCGCGGCGCAGGGCGCCCTGCAGCCTGCGGGCACGGCACGGCCGGTGGCACCGAGCTGGTGGCAACGGGCCACCCCCCGACCCCGCCACTCACCGCCAGTCGTGCCGCCCGTAGAGGTTGGTGAAGATCCGGTCCTCGTCCCGTAGCGACCCGAACTGCGTCTTCTTGGGCGCCGTCTGCGGGGACACACGCACTCAGCGCCGGGAGCACCGGGGCCGGCGGGCCCCGCCCCGGCGCGCCCTCCCCCGTCCCCGCTCACCGAGAAGGAGGCGGCGGGCAAGCGCCGCAGCGCCAGCAGCTGCCGGGCGGCCAtggcggggcgggcagcggcacCAGCACCGGTTACCGGGACCCACCGTCACCTTCAGGCGCCCCCCGCGAGCGGCGCACCGGCGGTGACGTGCGCGGCGAGCGCCGGCACCCGGCGCAGCGGTGACATCAGCGAGCGGGGCAGGGCCACTCCCGGGGGCGTGGCTAGACGCGGAGGCGTGGTCGCACTTGACAAAGAGGCGTGGCCACACGGACAGGGGGCGTGGCCAGGATGGCTCCGCGCTGCCACGTGCCTCGGGCCCCGTCCCGGGTCGGGTTTCGGGAGCTGAAACCGGaggcccccgcccgcccccccccggtgccccccgggGCGCCCcgctgccaccaccaccccccccccccggcaccccggGGGGCCGCGTcgtgctgcccagccccagccccgtggCGGGTCCCGCTcgccccccagctgccccctggTTTGGGGCCACCTTACCTCTGTCGGTGGCCTCGTCCCGGCGAGGGAGCAGGGCCGGAGGGCCGGAGGGCCGGGCGCGGATCCGGTTTCCCTCCCGCCTGCCCCTGGGGTTGCGGAGAGGGAGTGAGGGCTGGTGGCGAGCGGTGGGACAGGGTGGGAGGCAGCATGTTCTTCCTCTTCCGTGGGCCCCAGCGGCGGGGCACCGGCAGCCCTGCGCCCCCCACCTGCCGGGGCATCCTCTGCCCCCACGGCCCCAGTAAGCGGGgaggccgccgccgcctccacCTGACCCCGCAGCtcgtggggc from Falco rusticolus isolate bFalRus1 chromosome 10, bFalRus1.pri, whole genome shotgun sequence encodes the following:
- the NDUFV1 gene encoding NADH dehydrogenase [ubiquinone] flavoprotein 1, mitochondrial translates to MAARQLLALRRLPAASFSTAPKKTQFGSLRDEDRIFTNLYGRHDWRLQGALRRGDWYKTKEILLKGVDWILGEIKASGLRGRGGAGFPTGLKWSFMNKPPDGRPKYLVVNADEGEPGTCKDREIMRHDPHKLVEGCLVAGRAMGARAAYIYIRGEFYNEASNLQVAIREAYEAGLLGRDACGSGYAFDVFVVRGAGAYICGEETALIESIEGKQGKPRLKPPFPADVGVFGCPTTVANVETVAVSPTICRRGGAWFASFGRERNSGTKLFNISGHVNNPCTVEEEMSVPLKELIEKHAGGVRGGWDNLLAVIPGGSSTPLLPKSVCETVLMDFDSLVQAQSGLGTAAVIVMDKSTDVIKAIARLIEFYKHESCGQCTPCREGVDWMNKVMARFVQGNAQVAEIDALWEISKQIEGHTICALGDGAAWPVQGLIRHFRPELEERMRRYGEAKARAVSA